In the Trichoderma atroviride chromosome 4, complete sequence genome, ATCAATGTAACAGTGCTGTCATTTCCTTGTATATATCTTGGTGGCTGGCATAAGTGAACCCGCAGAGGCAGGACACTCTCCAGCAAAACGGCAAACAAAATATAGGTAGCAAACAAATCAGTTACGATAGATAATGccctttttatcttttctgCACTCTAGATTACGTATGGAATATCAATACACGTTAATCAAACCCTTTTACAAATCGTCAATCGCCTCCAATAGCCTCCCTTTTGGTCATCTTCACATGCATGCGTAAAGCAGCTTATCGAACGCTCTCTTTCGTATTATAGCAAAAGACCGCTCCCATTTTTTGCAATTAGACTCCGAAACTCGACATCCCAAGTATTCACTGTAGCTTCCAATCCCCTCGGCAACCGTCATGCTAGCAGCCCTGATTCGGAGTGCTGCCGGCTgccagctgccgccgctgtcaCTCCCAGATGCCCCCATTCAACTCCCATCTTTGCAAACGcacaaaaacaaataaagcgaaaaaaaagcaaacaaaacaaattcAGAGACGCGTTTTACTGATCTTATTGCCAAGTGGAATAGTGGGGCCGCATTTATTTACGCTCGTCCTGTATccccttccttctccttccttcttctccttcttcatcgtcatcacaCAGTCACCTCTGCGATCCAAGCAACGCATACAATATTCAAGGTACGGAATCCCTTTCATTATACTACATCTGATGCATCATTTTCTATGATATGATGGCATTCTTGATTCCCTATCAGCAATATCTTCCTCTTTGCTGTTCAGCATCACAATCTCCAACTCCTGCAGATCCCGCTTAGCCACCATCACGCTGTTTTCCCCACATCGCTAATCAATCTATTCTAGATTGTCTATCAGGATCATACAACTCTTATCCCGCAAGCATCTTCCATCTAGTCATTCAACGCTATCACAATGGCTGGCCCCAAGATGACCATGGCTCTCGCAAGCCTCCTCCTGTCTGGCGCGTTTGCCATCACTCCCTACTGTGAGTGTTTCTCAAAAACTGCAGAAATCCTCAATTCATcaaatcatcgccatctaACTGATTCCTTCCTAGCGGACTGCCAGTCGACTGTTACTGCTGAGCCTCAGCAGATTGGCTCCACCACTTCCAACGGTTCGTCTCCCCCTCTCTCCCTGATGTGGATTTCTCAAATCATTAACGCTGTCTAGGCATCCTCATGTACTCCATGAACTACTGCACTGTCATCGAGAGTACCCAGTGCCACGTGTCTCTGGCTACCGCTACCACTGCTGTTGCCCCTGAGACTCTTTCTGCCGGCTATTCTGCTCCTGCCATCGAGTCGACCATTGAGGCTGCGTCCGCTACTCAAGTGGTTGAGGCGACAATTGTTCCTGGCGAGCCTGTCCCAACCACGGTCATGGCTGAGGTCTCCTCTGGTGCTCCTCAGTCCACCGGTGAGACGGCTGCCACTGTCATTTCGACCACTGATAGCCTTGGCAACCCAACTCTCCAGACCAGCTCTATTCTCGTTGCTACTGAATCTGCTGTTACCACTAGCGGCAccttctcagcctcgagCTCTGCATCGAGCTCTGCTTCGGGTTCTACCACGGGCAAGCAGCAGACCAACTCGACTGCTACCTCCTCCCACGATAGCCCCTCTGGCAGCATGACTGCTCCTTCTGCCCCGGATCGCACCAGCGCCGGAGCGGCCATCAAGGCAATCTCCAGTGTTGCCCTTGGAACCGCGGTCATGATCATGGCTTATTTCATCTAATTAGTCATCTAGATAGTGCTGCATATAGTTCTCAGGACTTTCAGTTAGCACCGACATCTGCATGTTTCGATGAGGTTGATATTTAGGACAGGTTAAGAGGCCACATACCTGGATTTGATTTGTACGTTTGGGAAATCTCATGACATCGCCCCTTGATAGGCAAATAGGCATACAGTTGCTTTAATTCTTTCATTTGTACATTAAAAGTACATACGGCAATAAGATAAAATGGACACCTACATATGAGGAAAAACTACTTGTGCTCTAATCCGGGTGCATAAGAATGTATCAGATACTAACTAAATCTaacatacctaggtactgtCGCAATGGGCtatgaaaaaaaatcccCGGATATATAAAACGATAACGCCCAATATACGCATCATAATTATCTACGCTTCAGCTGGATGGCAAATTGGACAACCTCCTCTCACCCTGTCTCTCAACAGCCTTGCCTTCATAACTTTCATTGCGACTGAATATCGCCCACCTTCTTCCGGTCCAGGCCCCAGATCAACGTCGACCCTCTTGCCATTATGCAACATCTCGAGCAGATGGCTCACGTGGAATGCGTGTCCGCACACGAATCCCATcaaagcctccatctcataTTCGGTGAATGTTTCGAGGCACTTCGCGCACTGGCCAGGTTTTGGTGCCGTATCCTCCtcgccttctttcttctccttctccttctctgcagcatcttcttccgccACGACTTCAAATTTGATGCCCTTGCGCTGCCCTGTTCGAAGCTCGTTTTGAGCCGTCGCGACTTCACTTCGTAATACCGTTGCTACTCCCCAGCTAATGCTGTGCTGTAGCTCATGCTCCTTCATCATATGAATGAGCCCTTCTCTTAGGCCTTGGATCTCAAGACCCTCGGGAATTCGCCGGACCAATGTTATTGGATTTATGGTTGTGCCAACTTGCTCCAGAAGGGCTCGAATGAAACTAGGTTTGTCCATACTATAATTAAGTAGGTCTTCCCACAAGTCAGGATCGTCCTGCTCTTTCGCGAAGTCGATTGCTTTGTTGACATCGTTTAATCGGTCAATGATGAGATACAGCGCGCGCTTCATTTGCCCTGTTTTGGAATACAGATATACTAATTCGTCATAGTATGAACATTGCTCACACTCTTGGACGGCCTAGATACGAGGACGAGCTGTGTAAGCAAGTAtcaagagagagggagaggagagggtCCAATCAATCTTACCTTTTCAAATCCGTATGAGGTCGAAGTCTTTAGAAATTCCATAAGAAGTGGTCTGTCAAACGTGGCAAACAGGCGAACTGCCAAATCTGCAAAGTTATCCACCAGGGACTGGCTGTCCATGACGAGTCGTTCGAGGTTTTCGCCAGTGTGCTCCGCGATTCCTTGGCCTTTCCACAGCCCGCGCATGTAGAAGAATAGATAGAGCTGCAGATTTCTTgcttgcagctgctcaatGACTACCTCTGGTCGTACAAGGCCGTGCTGagcctcatcaacaagcagAGTAATCGCTTCGCTGGTTGCCGCAACGAGATCAGGTTCAGTCATATGCTTGAGCCGTTCAGGAGAAACTCGTAGTCCGATGAATGCAGGAATATCGTCGACTACGGCGTCTGCGAGATGGAAATCGCCTATCAAGCGGAATGCCGAGTCGGCATCCTGAAGTCTAATATAGCACTTGAGTGCATCGCGATGGCGACCACCAGCTTCGTAAAGCTTAGCTAAGCCTTCTACGACGATTTTCCAGTCTCTGCCCGtttcgccatcttcaacactATTTTCACGAACATCGCGATACTTGAGTTGATTTTCAAGCGTCGTTGTGATCGCAGGTATATCAAAGAGGTCGGTTGACCAGATATCTAGCAGCTCTCGGAACCGAGGCTTGTTGTTCTGTATATAATGCCCCAAAAGCACCTCATATATGGTCGTCGGTATCGGCGGCTTCATCGGCTTTGTTGGCATGTGCTTGGTAATTTCGTCAAACTTATTGGCGCCTGCAAAAGTCCACACCCACTTTTCCCAACGATCAGGAGTCGTGAGAACCTTGCCACAGATTTGGCCGGCCAATTCCCAGTCGCCATCGTCAATCACTTCCCGGATCCACAGCTCAccaactcttctcttctccttttccacAGCAGAATACACATTCCTCTGGATGGTGTCTGCCACAGATTCATCGTCGAAAAAGTCGTCAGCCCCGCCTTGGTATTTGGACGGCGTAGCAGGCGCCGCTGGATCTACGACGCCATCAAGTGACTCCGCCAAAATCTCAGGGTTCTCGTCAAGAAGTTCCCATGCTTGTTGGTACTGCTCACGTTCCACTAGCCATGTGAGGTGATCAGAAAGATCTCGTTTGGTAGCCAAGATGCTGTCGTAAGGACTATGGATGAATATTTTCACTCCTGGCTTGGAGAGTGCAGGGTGTACCGTTGGCACTCTAGCTCTAATATAGCTTGACCGGATGGTCCCTGCTATACTTCCGGCTTTTGATGCGCCATCTTCACTCTCCCTACTCAAGATACTGGCTCCTGAGCTGAAGAGTGATTTCGGGTTAATCGCAACATTCCACATCTCTGATCCAATACCGGCAAGTGCTTCTAATGCGCCCTTTGTTGAGGCCACTACTGAAGCAGCATTTTGCGCAGGTAGGAGACACATATGGTAGTCAGCAGCAGATAGCCTATCAACACGATTGATAGTGAGAGTGTGTCGATCTACTTCAGCTTGAGATTTGAGATCGATTAGCCTCAGCTCTGGAGGTAGGGCATTTAAGCGCCGTTGGCCATGATGTTGCTCGTTTTCCGCAGACGACGTAGAATTCTTAGACTTGTGCTTCTTGGGTGAATCCCGCGCatgagatggagcagaaGTGTCATCCTctgcagcatcatcttcatcctctggAGAGCAGTATGCTAATACCAGCAGCTGATTCTGAGCATATAGGGAAATTCCAGAGATGATACAGTCTATGTGAAGGCTAGGTAACTGTCAGTACTATACCAAATGGCGACTTTATCAAATAATGAAGAGAGGGGAGAGCCACTTACATCTTGGCAATTTCAGCTCGTGCAATGGTCTTCTCACCAGCGTGC is a window encoding:
- a CDS encoding uncharacterized protein (EggNog:ENOG41~SECRETED:SignalP(1-20)~TransMembrane:1 (n7-15c20/21o212-232i)), whose protein sequence is MAGPKMTMALASLLLSGAFAITPYSDCQSTVTAEPQQIGSTTSNGILMYSMNYCTVIESTQCHVSLATATTAVAPETLSAGYSAPAIESTIEAASATQVVEATIVPGEPVPTTVMAEVSSGAPQSTGETAATVISTTDSLGNPTLQTSSILVATESAVTTSGTFSASSSASSSASGSTTGKQQTNSTATSSHDSPSGSMTAPSAPDRTSAGAAIKAISSVALGTAVMIMAYFI
- a CDS encoding uncharacterized protein (BUSCO:EOG092D13K4) encodes the protein MGGVTDADADAENNKEAEGAEGVEEEEEEEEEEDEEDEDEDDEEEDDEDEEDEEEEDEEPLLKSVRLTQHLGAVYRNGDATSACLVAGDKMIVGTHNGNIHVIQLPGFNTLRVYHAHSASVTAISISPYPPPLPDERAEVLQRTQTGSSGPSARPLDMSPSAASKRLREAPQVPRTPSNDIYIATASMDGNVCIQSLIDMKDVQLRNFARPVQAVALSPDYKSDRTYLSGGRAGQLILTVGGGPGRSTSNTVGTAAAVASDWLSTIGVKNSGGKDTVLHSGEGIINAIKWSLSGKYVAWINEHGTKIMRSKLHLDSTEIEDAWKRIGHVDRPHTTQWETMAGVWKGRAEWIDEKSVESDESEVSPHDPTIASSASSGTKTFERLLVGWGGTMWIIHVHPGGIGSGRHAGEKTIARAEIAKILHIDCIISGISLYAQNQLLVLAYCSPEDEDDAAEDDTSAPSHARDSPKKHKSKNSTSSAENEQHHGQRRLNALPPELRLIDLKSQAEVDRHTLTINRVDRLSAADYHMCLLPAQNAASVVASTKGALEALAGIGSEMWNVAINPKSLFSSGASILSRESEDGASKAGSIAGTIRSSYIRARVPTVHPALSKPGVKIFIHSPYDSILATKRDLSDHLTWLVEREQYQQAWELLDENPEILAESLDGVVDPAAPATPSKYQGGADDFFDDESVADTIQRNVYSAVEKEKRRVGELWIREVIDDGDWELAGQICGKVLTTPDRWEKWVWTFAGANKFDEITKHMPTKPMKPPIPTTIYEVLLGHYIQNNKPRFRELLDIWSTDLFDIPAITTTLENQLKYRDVRENSVEDGETGRDWKIVVEGLAKLYEAGGRHRDALKCYIRLQDADSAFRLIGDFHLADAVVDDIPAFIGLRVSPERLKHMTEPDLVAATSEAITLLVDEAQHGLVRPEVVIEQLQARNLQLYLFFYMRGLWKGQGIAEHTGENLERLVMDSQSLVDNFADLAVRLFATFDRPLLMEFLKTSTSYGFEKAVQECEQCSYYDELVYLYSKTGQMKRALYLIIDRLNDVNKAIDFAKEQDDPDLWEDLLNYSMDKPSFIRALLEQVGTTINPITLVRRIPEGLEIQGLREGLIHMMKEHELQHSISWGVATVLRSEVATAQNELRTGQRKGIKFEVVAEEDAAEKEKEKKEGEEDTAPKPGQCAKCLETFTEYEMEALMGFVCGHAFHVSHLLEMLHNGKRVDVDLGPGPEEGGRYSVAMKVMKARLLRDRVRGGCPICHPAEA